GCAGGGCCGCGCCGGCTGGAGGACTACCTCTGGGCCAACAGGGGCCTGCCGGCCGAGACGCGCAACTACGTAGCGCGAATCGGGCCCCGCATCGTCGACGCGCATCCGAACCGCCGCGCGGCACCGGAAGTCTACGCGGCTGCCGAAATCCCGCTCAACATCCCGGCCGGCCCGCGCCGTGGCGACACCGCCACCATGCTGGCGCTGCGCGAGCAGCGGAACGCCGTGGATCCTGTGATCCGCGTCGCCACCAGCCTGCCGCCCGGCCCGGTCGTGCGGATGGAGCCGATCCCGGATGGCTCCACCTATGCCAGCAGCCCGGCGCCCGCGCCGGTGCAGGTGGCCAGCCTGTCCGGCACGGTCGTGCGGATGGAGCCGATCCCGGACGGCTCGACCTATGCCAGCGCGGCGGTCTCCAGCCCCAGCGACACGGTGGTGCGGATGGAGCCGATCCCGGATGGCTCGACCTATGGCGGCAGCGCCCTGGCCGAGTCGTCGCCGCCTCCGCCGCCGCAGCGCGCCGTGCCTTCCATGGTGGGATCCGCGCTGGCCGCCGCGGCGCCGCGTGGCGCCGACTCCGCCGCCACGAGGCTCGCCGCCCTGCGCGCCCAGGCCTCGCGGGACGAAGGGCCGCGTGGCCCCGCCGCCCGGCCGACCACGCCACCCAGCCAGCTGGCAGCGGCCACCCCGCCGCGCCCGGTCGGCTTCCGGCTGGTATCCAGCGCCCAGGCAGGCTCGCTCTCCGCCAATGTTCTGCGGGCGCCTTCCCAGACCGGCGGCGGAATCTCCGCGCCCGTTCGGGCCTCTCTGCCCTCCGCCGGCGGGCAGTGGGCGGTGCAGGTGGGGGCCTTCGCCAGCGCAGGCCTGGCCCGCTCGGCCTCCGACAAGGCGCGGGGCCAGATCGGCCTGCGTGGCGCCAAGACGGTGGTGGAGCCGGTCGCTTCCGGCCGCGCCACCCTCTACCGCGCGCGGGTTGGCGGATTGTCGCGGGAGACCGCGCAGTCGGCCTGCGAGAAGCTGCGGACCTCAGGGGCCTGCATCATCGTCTCGCCGGACGCTTAACTGACAGGAATGCCGGGGGCCTCAGGCCCCCGGTCCCTCATTCGACGCCGGTGCCGTCAGCCTTCAGGACTTCGCCAGCCAGATAGAGGCTGCCGCAGATCAGCACGCGCCCGGGCGGGCCGCCTGTGGTGGCGATGGCCCGCAGCGCATCCGCCACCCGCGGCCCCGGCCGCGCCCGCCCGCCGGAGGCGGCGACGATGGCCTCCACCGGCATGGCCAGATGCTGGCCGGGCTCGGCCACTGCCCAGAGCGAATCGGCCAGCGGCAGCAGCGGGCGCAGGAAGGCATTCGATTCCTTGCCCTGCTTCATGCCGACCAGGAGGTGCCGGGGGCGGTCGGACCAGCCGGGCAGATGCGCGGCCAGGGCCTGCCCGGCGCCGGCATTATGGCCGCCATCCAGCCACAACTCCCATCCCTCCGGCAGCAGCGCCGCCAGGGCGCCGTGCAGGCGTTGCAGCCGCGCCGGCCAGGTGGCGGTGGAAAGGCCGGCGGCAATGGCGGAGTCGCTGAGCCAGGACGGGTTCCAGGCGCGCAGCGCGGCGATGGCGATCCCGGCGTTATCGGCCTGGTGCGGGCCGGGCAGGGCGGGGGGCGGCAGGTGCAGCACGCCCTGCGAATCGGCGTAGCGCAGCCCGCCTTCTTCCCATTCGGCGATCCACTCGGCGTCGCGGCGGAGCAGCGGCGCACCCAGCCGGGCGGCCTCGGCCTCCAGCACCCGCAGCGCCTCGGGCTGTTGCCGGCCGGTGGCGGCCGGCACGCCGGGCTTGATGATGCCGGCCTTCTCCCCCGCGATGGCCGCCAGGCTGTCGCCCAGGAAATCCATATGGTCCATCGAGATGCTGGCGATGGCGCAGGCCGCCGGGTGGCCGATGACATTGGTGGCGTCGAAGCGCCCGCCCAGCCCGACTTCCAGCACCATCAGATCGGCCGGGGTGCGGCTGAACAGCAGCAGGCCCACCGCCGTCGTCACCTCGAAGACCGTGATGGGCTGGCCTTCATTGGCGGCCTCCACCTCCTCCAGCGCATCGGCCAGGGCGTCCTCCGTCACCAGCTGGCCGGCCAGGCGGAAGCGCTCGCGGAAATGGACGAGATGCGGGGAGGTATAGACATGCACCCGCTGCCCCGCCGCCTCGGCGATGGCGCGGAGGAAGGCGCAGGTGGACCCTTTGCCATTGGTGCCGGCGACATGGACCACCGGCGGCAGCTGCCGCTCCGGATGGCCCAGCGCGGCCAGCAGGCGCTGCAGGCGCTCCAGGCTGAGATCGATCAGCTTGGGGTGCAGGCCGTGCAGCCGGTCGATGATGGCTTCCGAACGGCCCATGGTGACGCTGCTCCGCTCAGGCCGAGGCTGCGGCCGCGGCTTCGACCGGCGGCTCCGCGGCCACTTCCGTCACGGCTTCCGGGCGCTTCTCCCGCAGCAGGGAGATGACGCGGCTCAGCGTCGCGCGCATCTCGCCCCGGTGGACCACCATGTCCAGGATGCCGTGCTGCAGCAGGTATTCGGCGCGCTGGAAGCCCTCGGGGAGCTTCTCCCGCACCGTCTGCTCGATCACGCGCGCGCCGGCGAAGCCGATCAGCGCGTTGGGCTCGGCGATCTGGATGTCGCCGAGCATGGCGAAGCTGGCAGTGACGCCGCCGGTGGTCGGGTCGGCCAGCACGACGATGAAGGGCAGCCCGGCTTCCTTGACCATCTGCGTGGCGATCACGGTGCGCGGCATCTGCATCAGGCTGACGGCGCCTTCCTGCATACGCGCGCCGCCCGAGGCGGTGAAGACGATCAGCGGCGCGTCCTGCAGCACGGCCAGCTTGGCGGCGGTGACGATGGCCTCGCCCACGCCCGCGCCCATGGAGCCGCCCATGAAGGAGAACTCGAAGGCGGCGACGACGGCGCGGCGGCCCTCGATGGCGCCATGCGCCACCACCACCGCGTCATCCATGCCGGATTTGGCCTGGGCTTCCTTCAGCCGGTCGGCGTAGCGCCGCTGGTCGCGGAAGCGCAGCGGGTCGGCGGGGGCGCGCGGCAGCTCGATGCGCTGGAAGCCCTCGTCCAGCGTGTATCCGATGCGCCTGGCGGCGGCGATGCGCATGTGGTGGCCGCAATGCGGGCAGACATGCAGGCTGCGCTCCAGATCCTTATGGAAGATCATCTGGGTGCAGGAGGGGCACTGGTGCCAGAGGTTGTCCGGCACTTCCTTGCGGCCGAGCCAGGTCTGGATCTTCGGCAGCGCCCATTCGCTGATCCAGTTCATGGCTTAACTTCCTTCTGTGACACTGGCGCGACAGCGCGCGACGCGCGGCGTGGTAGGGCTTGCAATGCCCGGATGGCAAGAGCGGGCGTGTATCCGATGCGTTTCAGCTGGCGCGGAGGTCCAGTCCGAAGCCGCTCCTGAAGCCCTGCTCCCCCAGGGGCGTGATGGTCAAGGCCCGGCTGCCCGGCCGCCGCCGCACCCAGCCCGCCGTCAGGCAATGCCGGCACAGCGCGGCGCCGATGACCCCGGCCAGATGCGGGCGCCGCTCGCTCCAGTCCAGGCAGGGGCGGCAGAGCAGGCGGCGGGACGGTGTGGCGGCCACCCCCATCTCCCGCAGGAAGGCGGTGCCGGATTCCGTCAGCTCGGCGCCCTCGCCCTCCAGTCGCAGATGGCCACGCGCCACGAGCGAATCGGTCAGGCCCACCGCCAGGCGGCCCGCCAGATGGTCGTAGCAGGTGCGGGCCAGGCGCAGATCCGCGTCGCGCGGGCCGGTGACGGGGGCGGGGCGGGCGGCGCTGGCCAGGGCCATCAGCCCCTCCAGCATCTCCGCCACGGCGGGGGAGGCGAGGCGGTGGTAGCGGTGGCGGCCCTGCTTTTCCGGCGTGATCAGCCCGGCCTCCGCCAGCCGCGCCAGATGCCCGCTGGCGGTCTGCGGCGTGACCCCGGCCAGCCGCGCCAGCTCGGTGGCGGTCAGGGCGCGGCCATCCATCAGGGCGGCGAGCATATTGGCGCGGGCGGGGTCGCCGATGGCGGCGGCGGTGCCGGCCAGGGCGGTGGTGCTGACCATGGCGGGGGCTCCTGCGGCGGGACGCCCGATGCTGCCGCGAGGCGGCGGGCGATGCTACGGGCCGCACCGTAGCATCGGCGCCAAAGAAGGCCGAGGCTGGACCCATGGACATGCTTCTCTCCCCCGCCGCCCTGGCCCTGACCCTCGCCACCTTCCTGCTCGCCGGGCTGGTGAAGGGGGTGATCGGCATGGGGCTGCCGACCATCGCCATGGGGTTGCTGGGCACCGTCATGGCCCCGGCCCAGGCGGCGGCGCTGCTGGTGCTGCCCTCCCTCGTGACGAATCTCTGGCAGATCATGGGCGTGCCCGGCCTCGGGGCGCTGCTGCGGCGGCTGGGGCCGATGATGGCGGCGGCAGCGCTGGGCACGCTTCTCGGCATCTGGGCCGGGCTGCTGCCGGGACGCGGCGGCGCCACGGCGGGGCTGGGCGTGGCGCTGCTGGCCTATGCCGGCCTGGGCCTGCTGCCGCTGCGCCTGCCCCAGGTGCCGGCCCGCGCCGAAGCCTGGGCCGGGCCTCTGACCGGGCTGCTGACCGGGCTGGTCACGGCGGCCACCGGGGTCTTCGTCATCCCGGCGGTGCCCTATCTCCAGGCGCTGGGGCTGGGGCGGGACCGGCTGGTGCAGGCGCTCGGGCTGTCCTTCACCGTCTCCACCCTGGCCATGGGGGTGGGACTGGCCTCGGGTGGCGGCTTCAGCGGCGCCGCCCTGGGCGGATCGGTGCTGGCGCTGCTGCCGGCGCTGGCGGGGATGGGGCTGGGCACATGGCTGCGCGGCCGGGTCTCCGACGCCACCTTCCGCCGCTGCTTCTTCCTGGGGCTGCTGCTGCTGGGGCTGCACCTGCTCTGGCAGGGGCTGCGCTGAACCCCGTCAGGGGGTGACACCGGCGCGTTGCGCCGCCTCCCTCAGGTCGCTGACGAAGGCCAGATACTCGTCGCGCTTCCGCCCGGGGTCGGGAATGCGGAGCAGGAAGCTGGGATGCACGGTCAGGAAGACATCGCGCCCGGCCGGCCCCGGCAGCACCTCGCCCCGCGCCTTCAGCACGGGCACCTTGCGCCCCAGCAGGGACTGCGCCGCCGTGGCCCCGAGCGCCACCAGCAGCCGTGGCCCGATCTGCTTCACCTCCTGCAGCAGGAAGGGGCGGTAGAAGGCGATATCCCCCGAGTCGGGCTTCTGGTGCAGCCGCCGCCTGCCGGTCTGGGTGAATTTGAAGTGCTTCACCGCATTGGTGACATAGGCCTGGGCGCGGGTGACCCCCGCCTCGGCCAGCGCCTGGTCGAACAGCCGCCCGGCCGGGCCGACGAAGGGGCGGCCGGCGCGGTCCTCCTCATCCCCGGGCTGCTCCCCCACGAACATCAGCGGCGCGCCCGGCGGTCCTTCCCCGGGGACGAAGCTGTGTCCCTCGGCCCAGGGGGCCACGGGCAGGTCGGCGGGGCTGGCGGAGCGGCTGGATTCGGGCATGATGGAAGCCAACCACCGGCCTGGGCGCCGGTTGCGGGGCCCGCGGGCCTGGAAAGCGCGCGGGGCGGCTTTCCCGGCCGCTGGCAGGCTGATAGATAAGGCCGCTCTTTCGCTCATCCGGGCGCGGATGCCGCGCCCCATTCGGCACGGGGTTGCACAAGCCATGAAGTTCTCGGTGGATCGGGCCGTGCTGCTCAAGGCCCTGGCGCATGTGCAGAGCGTGGTGGAGCGCCGCAACACCATCCCCATCCTGGCCAATGTCATGCTGGCCGCCCAGGAGGGCGCGCTGACCCTGACGGCGACGGATATGGAGATCGCGATCGTCGAGGCGGTCCCGGGCGTCATCGTCGCGCGCGGCGGGCGCACCACGGCGCCGGCCGCCACGCTCTACGAGATCGTCCGCAAGCTGCCGGACGGCGCCAAGGTCGAGCTGGACCATCCGGGCGGCGATGCGCCGCTGGCGCTGCGCGCCGGCCGCTTCGCCACCAGCCTGATGGTGCTGCCGGTGGAGGATTTCCCCTCCATGACCGAGGGTAAGCTGCCGCATGGCTTCGAGCTGCCGGCGCTGACCCTGCGGGAGCTGGTGGACCGCACCAAATTCGCGATCTCCACGGAGGAGACCCGCTACTACCTCAACGGCATCTATCTGCATGCCGCCGACTCGGACGGCCAGAAGGTGCTGCGCGCCGTGGCCACCGACGGCCACCGCCTGGCGCGGGTCGAGGAGCCGCTGCCGGAGGGCGCCGAGGGGATGCCGGGCGTCATCATCCCCCGCAAGACGGTCAACGAGATCCGCAAGCTGGCCGAGGAGAGCAGCGACCCTGTCGAGATCAAGCTCTCCGACACCAAGATCCGCTTCACCTTCGGCTCGGTGCAGCTGACCAGCAAGCTGATCGACGGCACCTTCCCGGAATATGACCGGGTGATCCCGCGCGGCAACGACAAGATCCTGACGGTGGACAAGAAGGCCTTCGCCGAGGCCGTGGCGCGCGTCGCCGCCATTTCCTCCGAGCGTTCGCGGCCCGTGAAGCTCTCCCTCAAGCCGGACAGCCTGACCCTGACCGCCAGCAGCCCCGACCAGGGCCAGGCGGAGGAGGAGCTGGACAGCGAGAGCGTCTCCTATGTCGGCACCGGCATCGAGATCGGTTTCCAGGCCCGCTACCTCTCGGACATCACCGACCAGATCGCCGAGAAGGTCGAGTTCCGCTTCGCCGATGGCTCCGCCCCCACGGTGGTGGTGGACAAGGCGAAGCCAGAGGCGCTCTACGTGCTGATGCCCATGCGGGTCTGAGCACCGGCGAAGGCAAGCTGGAGCCTGGCAAGAAGCCAGCTCCAGCCTGGCATTTTGGAAAAAGCGGCGCTGGGTGATGAACCTTTGGTGCCGCTGCGTCGTTGAGCCGGTGCAGTCAACCGGAGAGGCGTCCGAAATGTTTATGCGCGTCGATAAGCTCCAGGCCGAGCTTCCGGTCCCCAAGCGCAAGGACCCCAACGCGGCCGCTGCCTTGCAGGAGTTGCTGGGCGGCAAATACGGCGAGATGTCCACGCTTGGGAACTACATGTTCCAGAGCTTCAACTTCCGCAGCAAATCCAAGCTTCGCCCCTTCTACAGCCTGGTCGCCGCCATCACGGCGGAGGAGCTGGGCCATGTCGAGCTGGTGAGCA
This genomic window from Roseomonas marmotae contains:
- a CDS encoding transglycosylase SLT domain-containing protein, with translation MGVLALLSACGSSEQSQRRPVTASAAAQASAYPQPSSYDPPGSSRDPWGPYIEEASRRFDVPERWIREVMRQESGGRSNARSPVGAMGLMQVMPGTYAELRSRYGLGDDPYHPWNSIMAGTAYVREMYELYGNPAFLAAYNAGPRRLEDYLWANRGLPAETRNYVARIGPRIVDAHPNRRAAPEVYAAAEIPLNIPAGPRRGDTATMLALREQRNAVDPVIRVATSLPPGPVVRMEPIPDGSTYASSPAPAPVQVASLSGTVVRMEPIPDGSTYASAAVSSPSDTVVRMEPIPDGSTYGGSALAESSPPPPPQRAVPSMVGSALAAAAPRGADSAATRLAALRAQASRDEGPRGPAARPTTPPSQLAAATPPRPVGFRLVSSAQAGSLSANVLRAPSQTGGGISAPVRASLPSAGGQWAVQVGAFASAGLARSASDKARGQIGLRGAKTVVEPVASGRATLYRARVGGLSRETAQSACEKLRTSGACIIVSPDA
- a CDS encoding bifunctional folylpolyglutamate synthase/dihydrofolate synthase → MGRSEAIIDRLHGLHPKLIDLSLERLQRLLAALGHPERQLPPVVHVAGTNGKGSTCAFLRAIAEAAGQRVHVYTSPHLVHFRERFRLAGQLVTEDALADALEEVEAANEGQPITVFEVTTAVGLLLFSRTPADLMVLEVGLGGRFDATNVIGHPAACAIASISMDHMDFLGDSLAAIAGEKAGIIKPGVPAATGRQQPEALRVLEAEAARLGAPLLRRDAEWIAEWEEGGLRYADSQGVLHLPPPALPGPHQADNAGIAIAALRAWNPSWLSDSAIAAGLSTATWPARLQRLHGALAALLPEGWELWLDGGHNAGAGQALAAHLPGWSDRPRHLLVGMKQGKESNAFLRPLLPLADSLWAVAEPGQHLAMPVEAIVAASGGRARPGPRVADALRAIATTGGPPGRVLICGSLYLAGEVLKADGTGVE
- the accD gene encoding acetyl-CoA carboxylase, carboxyltransferase subunit beta, with protein sequence MNWISEWALPKIQTWLGRKEVPDNLWHQCPSCTQMIFHKDLERSLHVCPHCGHHMRIAAARRIGYTLDEGFQRIELPRAPADPLRFRDQRRYADRLKEAQAKSGMDDAVVVAHGAIEGRRAVVAAFEFSFMGGSMGAGVGEAIVTAAKLAVLQDAPLIVFTASGGARMQEGAVSLMQMPRTVIATQMVKEAGLPFIVVLADPTTGGVTASFAMLGDIQIAEPNALIGFAGARVIEQTVREKLPEGFQRAEYLLQHGILDMVVHRGEMRATLSRVISLLREKRPEAVTEVAAEPPVEAAAAASA
- a CDS encoding ArsR/SmtB family transcription factor — protein: MVSTTALAGTAAAIGDPARANMLAALMDGRALTATELARLAGVTPQTASGHLARLAEAGLITPEKQGRHRYHRLASPAVAEMLEGLMALASAARPAPVTGPRDADLRLARTCYDHLAGRLAVGLTDSLVARGHLRLEGEGAELTESGTAFLREMGVAATPSRRLLCRPCLDWSERRPHLAGVIGAALCRHCLTAGWVRRRPGSRALTITPLGEQGFRSGFGLDLRAS
- a CDS encoding sulfite exporter TauE/SafE family protein; this encodes MDMLLSPAALALTLATFLLAGLVKGVIGMGLPTIAMGLLGTVMAPAQAAALLVLPSLVTNLWQIMGVPGLGALLRRLGPMMAAAALGTLLGIWAGLLPGRGGATAGLGVALLAYAGLGLLPLRLPQVPARAEAWAGPLTGLLTGLVTAATGVFVIPAVPYLQALGLGRDRLVQALGLSFTVSTLAMGVGLASGGGFSGAALGGSVLALLPALAGMGLGTWLRGRVSDATFRRCFFLGLLLLGLHLLWQGLR
- a CDS encoding UdgX family uracil-DNA binding protein (This protein belongs to the uracil DNA glycosylase superfamily, members of which act in excision repair of DNA. However, it belongs more specifically to UdgX branch, whose founding member was found to bind uracil in DNA (where it does not belong), without cleaving it, appears to promote DNA repair by a pathway involving RecA, rather than base excision.); translation: MPESSRSASPADLPVAPWAEGHSFVPGEGPPGAPLMFVGEQPGDEEDRAGRPFVGPAGRLFDQALAEAGVTRAQAYVTNAVKHFKFTQTGRRRLHQKPDSGDIAFYRPFLLQEVKQIGPRLLVALGATAAQSLLGRKVPVLKARGEVLPGPAGRDVFLTVHPSFLLRIPDPGRKRDEYLAFVSDLREAAQRAGVTP
- the dnaN gene encoding DNA polymerase III subunit beta, which produces MKFSVDRAVLLKALAHVQSVVERRNTIPILANVMLAAQEGALTLTATDMEIAIVEAVPGVIVARGGRTTAPAATLYEIVRKLPDGAKVELDHPGGDAPLALRAGRFATSLMVLPVEDFPSMTEGKLPHGFELPALTLRELVDRTKFAISTEETRYYLNGIYLHAADSDGQKVLRAVATDGHRLARVEEPLPEGAEGMPGVIIPRKTVNEIRKLAEESSDPVEIKLSDTKIRFTFGSVQLTSKLIDGTFPEYDRVIPRGNDKILTVDKKAFAEAVARVAAISSERSRPVKLSLKPDSLTLTASSPDQGQAEEELDSESVSYVGTGIEIGFQARYLSDITDQIAEKVEFRFADGSAPTVVVDKAKPEALYVLMPMRV